The genomic stretch TCAGCACTCACCTCGAAGTTCATGGAGATGGGGGGGCGGGCCCACTTCTTCTTGTCATTGGTGGGGAGGAGCTCGATCTCGGCGCTGATCTGGGACTCCTTCATCCCTGCCATCCGTTTGAtcctgcaggaacacacacacacacacgccgcagCCAATGAACACACGAGCTACAAGCCCAGAGCCCaatcagggagggagggagcaggaggtgtggggaggacagaggaggctAGGTGGGAGCAGGAGGTGtggggaggacagaggaggctgggagggagcaggaggtgtggggaggacagaggaggctGGGTGGGAGCAGGAGGTGtggggaggacagaggaggctGGGAGGAAGCAGGAGGTGtggggaggacagaggaggctGGGAGGAAGCAGGAGGTGtggggaggacagaggaggctGGGAGGAAGCAGGAGGTGTGGGGAGGACAGAGGAAGCTGGGTGGGAGCAGGAGGTGtggggaggacagaggaggtGGGCGGCGGGGGCAGCGTGACTCACTTCCACACGATGGCGTTCTCGCTGGCCTTGTACTTGGCTTTGCCTTTCATGCAGATCACCTGCACCCCGCTGGTGTTGAGCGGGGTAGGGATGCGaacctgaggagagagagaacgacaCTTAGagaagccagagagagagagggagggagggatcgAGAGGGGCGCTCGACTGAGGAAGCTTGTGCCTCACACACAGGAGGGGACAGGCGCACCAGCAGGTTCGAGACAACAAAAATGACTTGATATCACAATTATGCCTAGTCTCTCACTGCATCCATGAGACTTTGTGTTCAGCAGCCATTTGATCTTTGAGCAAAGGGAGAACCAAGGGCAACAGCACTGGATTACAACAGGATGTGGCTAATTACAGCACACAAGTGGGACATAGCGGTACAATCCTTTATTTTGTTGTCCTAGCCCCctattgacctttgaccccttaCCTCAATCTTCTGCGCCAGCAGTGATGGTTTGAAGTTGGACTTGATGACCACTTTGACCTCCAGTTTAGTGCGCCCGACCTCCCTGACCAGCGGAATGACCCGGAAGGGGAGGATGATGTCCTTAGTCGTGCGGTACCTGcagcacagtgacacacacatgtatgctcACCACAtgcccaacacacacatgcatacacacacagacacatagatgcagacacacacagacacaaagatgcagacacacacacacacatagatgcagacaaaaacacacacacacagacacaaagatgcacacacacgcacacacacacacacacacacacacacacctcatgaGCTCGTACTCCCCATCAGGAGGGATGAAGCTGATGCTCCTCTCCGAGTCGAACTTGCTGAGGCGCACACACTGGTGGAAGGTGCAGTCATCGATCGCGATGGACTGCTTGCCACTactggagagagaagggaagaacAGGGAGGACGTGATAAAGCAGAAGAGCAGAGccggatggagggagggggagactgAGGGGAGACAGAGGTCACTTTCCCTGCTGAGAACCtagagcacacagacacagcacaacCCTACTTCACTACACTACGGCCATAACAGGGCCGCACAGACAGGCTTTTTCCAGCCTTTGCTCCTGGTTCTATCTGAGAGGGACCACGTCCCCACTGCCGTCTAATGGGAGAGAAATGACTCGGGTGAGAACCACACACAGTGGAATGCCTGCTTGCTACACCTTTAGAATGACTCCACACGAGAGGAAAGAGAAGCAGTGCCTTTAGTGGAGCAGGTAAGAGAAGCAGTGCCTTCAGTGGAGCAGATAATGCCCGATGATGAAACGCAGAGCTTGGCAGACTGCGGCTTTGATGAGTCAAATGTGAACTTAGAGCGGAAACAGATGCGGGTGAGctgcagcaaacacacacagcaagctCCAGATGCTGCCATACAGATTTATCACAcaaatcaaaacacacacacacacgcgcacacacacacaactgccacacatagcagcagtgtggacgcatacaaacaaacacacacactagcatTAAGAGGCACAGAGATAAGGCGTGGCCATGAGACCAGGTGAGAACAAGCCCAGTCAGGTGAGAGAGACTCCAGCTGCTCCCCAGCTCACTCAGGGCGAGccaagagagaggggagaaaataCCAAACATATCAAATCCTCGgtaaataaaagaacacaaataCCACCACTGAACGCAACACTCAACACATACAATGGACATTAACACTcagaacaagcaaaaaaaaaaaaaacccccaaacaacaaaaagacaacTGAAAATAATGCTTCAGTCACCAGATGAATGCTGGTAAAACATACCTGTTTTAAGTCTCCTTTcagcatttaaaacatttaagtcATTTAAAGTCCCATCTTGGTATTTTCCTcgtttgtaattaaaaaattaacaaagacaaaGCGCCATTTGATTACGAAACCCTGCTGCTTTGCCACCAACTGACACCAGAACCACGCCCAGGTTTATAGGTAGTGTGGAGGCAGGTAGAGTCGAGGGGCTTCATACCAGAGGTTCAGAGGTATGAATGGAGCTTTAGCGCCCTTagaccctgctgtgtgtggaaGACTCGCTTCAGCTCGTCTCCAGCCGCACAGGCAGGCGGTGCGTTGGCCGCGCCCCCTCACCTCTTCCCCGCCTCATCCGCGGTGCCCCCTTTGCTCTGCTTGTCGATGACGATCTTGTCGTTCATGCCGAACTTGCACTCGGGCATCCCGCTCAGGTAGCTCTTCATCACCACCCGGCCAGAGACGTGGGCGCTCAGCACCtgacctgcaggaggagggcgCAGGGTCACGTGACCTTCCACTTCCACATCTTCTCACTCGGCCCACAACCAGGCCTGGCTTCGTTCCCTAAGCATCTGAGTTGGGTCTTTCGCCCGATTCAGAGTTTTCATGGGGATTGTGACAGGGCTGCATCGTGCACCCCCGGCCACCGGGGGTCAGCGTTACCTTGCGGAGACATCAGCAGATTGACGCTCTCCAGCACGTCCAGGAACAGCTCGTTGCGGCGGTACTTGATGCCCTCGCGACGCCAACCGATCTGCCCGGTCACCTGACTGGTGATCTGAGACTGCTCTTCCTTCGTCTGTGGAGGAGAAGGGGGTTCAGTCTTTTCAGCTGCTTCACTGCTGTAAGAGCTCTCATTTTCTGCATCTGAACTCATTAGAGAGTTCATAAATATCCatcaaaaacattcatttattattcaaaaaagCAATAGAATTAAAATCCTCTTACATGATGCTGAAGCCACAGAGTCCACATACAGGAGAGAAggccagtgagagagaaagaaaaaacagttacACATCCATATGGAACATAGCAgggtgtgacatcatcatctgcTTTATCCGACAACAATCAGAGCAAAAAAGTGGAAGGAAAGACACTGAAGCTGGTCAAACAGGACTGCTCAACGCTAATCCTGAAGACCTACCGGCCTTCAggtcttcactccaaccctagcaaagcacacctcattctacagctacagatctccttgagctgctaattagcagaggCAGGTGTcagattagggttgaaatgaaagcctgcagGATGGCCAgtctccagaaacagggctgggcaggcaGGGGTAACGGGTTCCACCGTGGGGACTGGAGTGTGTGCGAGTTCTGTTCCCACAGGGAGCAGCGAGTAGCAtatgctcctcttcctcacctgaCTCTTGATGCCCTGCTGGGTGATGAAGGTCTTCAGGGCTCCAGTCTCAGAGTTCTGGGGGTACCCAAAGTCCAGGATCTCTACAGGGGGATACAACCATCAGACTGAGATGGGCAGAgggactctctcacacacaagccTTGCCTTGACTGCTTCATTAAACTCTTCTCACACTTGAGGGCGTGGTCTTCCAAAAGCCCCAATGAAACATGATCCCCCGACACATCATAAAACAGCCTGATAAGAGGACAACTCAAAAAAAGCAGCATGGGAATTCACAACTAATTATTCAAACCAAGGAGCAAGTGAAGAAAGCAACTCCACAGAGTTATGTATTTGCAGTACTAAAACGTCACACACTAACGGAaagaaatgaaggaaaaatacTGGACGGttataaaatgcagaaataaaaaccaatTTACAAGAACTAAAAGAAAGAATAGCTACAACTTAACTTACTACCAAAAAATTCAAATCCTGATACTTCTGTGTGCACAGTATGACCAAGAATGCCCCATCAtaaaatgttgtttgttactatttttaaaaatgatgttgcCCAGTTACAGTATAACACAGCTGTGGGCCCAATTAAAACCATCCAAACGGATGGACAAAAACCAAACCATTTCTGAAAAGTAGAAATGTAGTGCAGAGAACTAAACTGgccatgcttaaaaaaaaaaactactcctTATCATCCAATGGCTGATTACAGGGACGATCATCATAAAACATGACTACTTACTAAGTTTCACTTTTAGGGCTATGTAAAAATGCGCAGACGAAAAAgtgagaaatggaaaaaaaactgacaaaaaaggggAGATGTCCATCAGTTGACTCTGGAAGAAGTCTGGCTGCGCTACATTTTCTTTAGGTTTTGATTTTCTCATCTAAAGGTCATAAAAATCAAAACCTAAAAAAACTACAGCACAGCAGAAGCAGCTGGCGTGTGCGCTGAGAGGGGACACTCCGCTTTGGCGGTGCAGGCTTCAAAAGCGCGGACGAGCAAAATGGCTTCCGGGGAGACTGCGCGATGCGGTCCGTAGGGCAGCCGGGGGCTCCAATCCCCGTTCTCCCGGTGAAAACGGTGGGGAGAGAGATGACTCCGGCGCGACAGTCAACAGGCCGAAACAGGACGACGCAGACGACACTTTCAGACCTGACTGAAACGGCACTCGCTCACGCATCAGTGTGCACTCTCACTGCGGGTAACAGGCTGAGGACAACTCAAGGGTTTGGATCATTTGCTTTTCTCCCCAAGGATGTGGACATACAAACTCTGCAGCCAAAGTGACTATAAGCAAGATGGCATTTCTCCATCCATTACCAAAAACCAACGTGTTAATGTTACATGTCGAGTTGCACAAGATTTATGCCACTTATTCAAATTCTTTCTGGAAATTTTGCTTACATACCGTAGATGACCTCATAGCATTTAAATAAGAAAGGCACATGGTATTTAACTAGCATTTAACGAGAAAAGGCAGAGCCAGTAAgggactgcagctgcagcctggAGTGGCCTACATTTCTCACTGGC from Anguilla anguilla isolate fAngAng1 chromosome 12, fAngAng1.pri, whole genome shotgun sequence encodes the following:
- the ap2m1b gene encoding AP-2 complex subunit mu-B, with the protein product MIGGLFIYNHKGEVLISRVYRDDIGRNAVDAFRVNVIHARQQVRSPVTNIARTSFFHVKRSNIWLAAVTKQNVNAAMVFEFLYKMCDVMTAYFGKISEENIKNNFVLIYELLDEILDFGYPQNSETGALKTFITQQGIKSQHHTKEEQSQITSQVTGQIGWRREGIKYRRNELFLDVLESVNLLMSPQGQVLSAHVSGRVVMKSYLSGMPECKFGMNDKIVIDKQSKGGTADEAGKSSGKQSIAIDDCTFHQCVRLSKFDSERSISFIPPDGEYELMRYRTTKDIILPFRVIPLVREVGRTKLEVKVVIKSNFKPSLLAQKIEVRIPTPLNTSGVQVICMKGKAKYKASENAIVWKIKRMAGMKESQISAEIELLPTNDKKKWARPPISMNFEVPFAPSGLKVRYLKVFEPKLNYSDHDVIKWVRYIGRSGIYETRC